A genomic segment from Spinacia oleracea cultivar Varoflay chromosome 3, BTI_SOV_V1, whole genome shotgun sequence encodes:
- the LOC130469162 gene encoding uncharacterized protein, with translation MLKRSYRKKKMKEMGLTEDVYKETNSHPQEIIEFPSVVVNSRTGQLEDCFHMYVRPTHHNLLSDFCKSLTGGVQHNNVQGGGDRRNRTALGDIGNVVTSRVGLIVDVDD, from the exons ATGCTGAAACGCAGTTacaggaagaagaagatgaaggagaTGGGGTTGACTGAGGATGTGTATAAAGAAACGAATTCTCACCCACAGGAAATAATTGAGTTCCCATCCGTGGTTGTGAACAGTAGAACTGGCCAATTGGAGGACTGTTTTCATATGTATGTGCGGCCTACACATCATAATCTACTGTCTGACTTCTGCAAATCACTTACAG GTGGAGTTCAACATAATAATGTTCAAGGAGGAGGAGATAGAAGAAACAGAACAGCTTTAGGAGACATTGGAAATGTAGTAACTTCAAGAGTGGGATTAATTGTTGATGTGGATG ATTAG